One part of the Ornithodoros turicata isolate Travis chromosome 2, ASM3712646v1, whole genome shotgun sequence genome encodes these proteins:
- the LOC135385953 gene encoding putative defense protein — translation MKAVAAVGVLLFVQVVRCFPDGAPIGACESFLPRHGSAQPLPNHSSPYAVTQSKAHYGPGDIVTVSITTTGPSFRGFIVQGFNPQTREVIGEFLGGSGVKLLPQCSSITHDNNRGKKAATLSWRAPRGTSGPVMFRATVVKTHDEFYANLLSQAAGY, via the exons ATGAAGGCAGTGGCAGCTGTTGGGGTGTTACTATTCGTCCAAGTGGTTCGATGCTTCCCAGACGGAGCTCCAATCGGTGCTTGTGAATCTTTCCTACCCCGCCACGGTTCAGCACAACCTCTACCGAACCATTCTTCCCCATACGCTGTCACTCAGTCAAAGGCACACTACGGTCCCGGAGACATCGTCACAG TCAGCATTACTACAACCGGACCGTCATTCAGAGGGTTCATCGTGCAAGGCTTCAACCCGCAGACACGGGAGGTCATCGGAGAATTCCTCGGCGGCTCGGGGGTAAAACTTCTGCCCCAATGTTCGTCCATCACGCACGATAATAACCGCGGCAAGAAGGCAGCGACTCTGAGCTGGAGGGCTCCCAGAGGAACATCTGGGCCAGTAATGTTCAG GGCGACAGTGGTGAAAACGCACGACGAATTCTACGCCAATCTTCTCAGCCAAGCAGCCGGATATTGA